In a genomic window of Streptomyces katrae:
- a CDS encoding VOC family protein: MAGVPSIYPALLYRDAKAAIQQLTDAFGFTQVAVYEGDDGSVMHAELAYGNGAVMLGSKGRGGVFDKVMETAGPSGVYIVVDDVDAHHRRAAEHGVEILMEPTDQDYGSRDYMARDAEGNIWSFGTYAPQL; the protein is encoded by the coding sequence ATGGCAGGCGTTCCGTCCATCTACCCCGCGCTGCTCTACCGCGACGCGAAGGCAGCGATCCAGCAGCTCACCGATGCCTTCGGGTTCACGCAGGTCGCGGTCTACGAGGGCGACGACGGCTCGGTGATGCACGCGGAACTGGCCTATGGCAACGGTGCGGTGATGCTGGGGAGCAAGGGGCGCGGCGGGGTCTTCGACAAGGTCATGGAGACGGCCGGGCCGTCGGGGGTCTACATCGTCGTCGACGACGTGGACGCCCATCACCGGCGGGCGGCCGAGCACGGCGTGGAGATCCTGATGGAGCCCACCGACCAGGACTACGGCTCGCGGGACTACATGGCCCGCGACGCCGAGGGCAACATCTGGAGCTTCGGCACGTACGCTCCCCAACTCTGA